A genomic stretch from Thermodesulfobacteriota bacterium includes:
- a CDS encoding PilZ domain-containing protein produces the protein MIEKRKHVRIDMINPSEVRMYNDNIMAGEGKGRTLNISRGGVLLETPFAIEMGQSLALVMTLEKEFVYISGRVVHTRCEDEHCHKTGVEFLSVDDRGLILLDKYIALFMKDRMKAGD, from the coding sequence ATGATTGAAAAAAGAAAACATGTCCGGATTGACATGATCAATCCATCCGAAGTACGGATGTACAACGACAATATCATGGCCGGTGAAGGAAAAGGCAGAACGCTGAATATTTCCAGAGGCGGCGTCCTGCTGGAGACGCCTTTCGCGATTGAAATGGGCCAGAGTCTGGCTCTGGTCATGACCCTGGAGAAGGAATTTGTCTATATCAGCGGCCGGGTTGTGCATACGCGATGCGAAGACGAGCATTGTCACAAGACCGGAGTGGAATTTCTGTCCGTTGACGACAGGGGGTTGATCCTTCTTGATAAATACATCGCGCTCTTCATGAAGGACCGGATGAAAGCCGGGGATTAA
- a CDS encoding carboxymuconolactone decarboxylase family protein, producing the protein MRLSEPRVHPAEFEGLDEETRTLLGFSKAKDGKRPDNVFTTFARNPALFRHFIVFGSYILTGSTLPARDREIVILRIGWLCRSEYEWGQHARIGRRCGLTEEDIIRITRGDQAEGWTELESALIRAVDELHGDAFISDQTWSRLSAYYDTKQLIDLVFTVGQYNMVSMALNTFGVQLDERLSGFPEAED; encoded by the coding sequence ATGAGGTTATCGGAACCGAGGGTCCATCCGGCGGAATTTGAAGGGCTGGATGAAGAGACCCGAACCCTGCTGGGCTTTTCAAAAGCAAAGGACGGAAAACGGCCGGACAACGTGTTTACCACCTTTGCCCGGAATCCCGCCCTGTTCAGACATTTTATTGTTTTCGGCAGTTATATTCTCACCGGATCGACACTGCCGGCCCGGGATCGGGAAATCGTCATCTTGAGAATCGGGTGGCTCTGCCGGTCCGAATACGAGTGGGGTCAGCATGCCCGGATCGGCCGGCGGTGCGGCCTGACGGAAGAGGATATCATCAGGATTACCCGGGGGGATCAGGCGGAAGGTTGGACGGAGCTGGAGTCGGCGCTGATCCGGGCGGTGGACGAATTGCATGGGGACGCCTTTATCAGCGATCAGACCTGGAGCCGCCTGTCCGCTTACTACGATACGAAACAACTGATCGACCTGGTGTTTACCGTGGGCCAGTATAATATGGTTTCGATGGCGTTGAATACATTCGGCGTTCAGCTGGATGAACGCCTGTCCGGTTTCCCGGAAGCGGAAGATTGA
- the rpiB gene encoding ribose 5-phosphate isomerase B: MNIWIASDHAGFPMKQDIIDYLGRKYPEWTVDDMGPEDESPVDYPVYAHRVGAGVSCGDCRRGILICGTGLGMSMMANRFLGVRAALCTTVEMAELSRQHNDANILCLSGRKVSLQDNMAIIDTWLGTEFTDEPRHLRRIDLMDILQSR; this comes from the coding sequence ATGAATATTTGGATTGCGAGTGATCATGCCGGCTTTCCCATGAAACAGGATATCATCGATTACCTGGGGCGAAAATACCCGGAATGGACCGTTGACGATATGGGGCCGGAAGATGAAAGCCCGGTCGATTATCCCGTTTACGCCCACCGGGTAGGGGCCGGGGTGTCCTGCGGCGACTGCCGGCGGGGAATCCTGATCTGCGGGACCGGACTGGGAATGTCCATGATGGCCAACCGTTTTCTGGGGGTGCGCGCCGCTCTCTGTACCACCGTGGAAATGGCGGAACTCAGCCGGCAGCACAATGACGCCAATATCCTCTGCCTGTCCGGCCGGAAAGTCTCGCTGCAGGACAACATGGCCATTATCGACACGTGGCTGGGAACTGAATTCACGGACGAACCGCGGCACCTCAGAAGAATTGATTTAATGGATATCCTTCAGAGCAGATGA
- a CDS encoding chemotaxis protein CheC, with protein MDNRSGNSAVPLFSGEEKDILQEVMNIAFGNATADLAELIDIHTVLSVPDVRLIDIDKLTDYLGESIPQNQTNSVAGQKFWGDFNGSGLLFLPSGSERVLSQYFSQSRSDQDDDDCRALDDNIKSGLLLEISNILIGACVGKISDLLNTMVSYTPPELLSLEKTDYSFLLKHFNNEQRAIVMKTLFQFDEQDINGLLLIMTNDQSIDWLKKALHAFISAYED; from the coding sequence ATGGATAATCGTTCCGGCAACAGCGCTGTCCCCCTTTTCTCCGGTGAGGAAAAAGACATCCTCCAGGAAGTAATGAATATCGCCTTTGGAAATGCCACCGCGGATCTTGCCGAGTTAATCGATATTCACACGGTTTTAAGCGTTCCGGACGTGCGGCTGATCGACATTGACAAATTGACGGACTACCTGGGCGAGTCCATTCCTCAAAATCAGACCAACAGTGTCGCCGGTCAGAAATTCTGGGGGGATTTCAACGGTTCCGGGTTGCTGTTTCTGCCCAGCGGTTCCGAACGGGTTTTAAGCCAGTATTTCAGCCAGTCCCGGTCAGATCAGGATGACGACGATTGTCGCGCCCTTGACGACAATATTAAAAGTGGTCTGCTGCTGGAAATCAGCAATATTCTAATCGGCGCCTGCGTCGGTAAAATCTCCGACCTGCTCAACACCATGGTGTCATACACTCCGCCGGAATTATTGAGTCTGGAAAAAACCGATTATTCCTTCCTGCTGAAACATTTTAACAATGAACAACGGGCCATCGTGATGAAAACGCTTTTCCAGTTTGATGAGCAGGACATCAATGGTCTGTTGCTGATCATGACCAATGATCAATCCATTGACTGGCTGAAAAAGGCGTTACACGCGTTTATCAGCGCCTACGAGGACTGA
- a CDS encoding response regulator — protein MIRKILIVDDSPVARKMLKNSIPKNKGYEIFEATDGQDGIKKFQMLKPDVVFMDLTMPGVDGYQALEEIRSFDSKAMVIVTTADVQPKSISSVMERGAFTLLKKPAKANIIEDALNKAELAIKENNG, from the coding sequence ATGATTCGAAAAATTCTGATTGTCGACGATTCTCCGGTTGCCCGCAAAATGCTGAAAAATTCTATTCCCAAAAACAAGGGATACGAAATTTTCGAAGCCACGGACGGGCAGGACGGCATAAAAAAATTTCAGATGTTGAAACCGGATGTCGTCTTTATGGACCTGACGATGCCCGGGGTCGACGGTTACCAGGCGCTCGAGGAAATCCGGAGTTTTGACAGCAAGGCCATGGTGATCGTCACGACCGCTGATGTCCAGCCGAAATCCATATCGAGCGTGATGGAAAGAGGCGCCTTTACTCTTTTAAAAAAGCCGGCCAAGGCGAACATTATTGAAGACGCACTGAATAAAGCAGAGTTAGCGATAAAGGAAAATAATGGATAA
- a CDS encoding M23 family metallopeptidase: protein MIKKQISFLLFNEADYSTRQFAASRGVLLLAVMSILAMVCLTGFAAVRCNDLRQTITAAALMEEASRDQRQRAALQGRQIDLLNEKIAGLTEKIEHLRSLKMEICRIGRIEQAIDNENLFGVGGSRIDDTSSAAGEEQPAGPPAKGGGPESTVEPVALDVLLSDPPATSESAFLLSPSDFHINPIACIPSSLPLNGAVSKTPRSPRQPVAAGGGLHRGIMLETVQGDEILAPANGIVSFVDDNNSNGNTIVIDHGHGIIARYTGLTSAARETGSLVLKGEVIGLAEKSLSEKSSRFYYEIMVDGLPVHPEKLIAHTAFLP, encoded by the coding sequence TTGATAAAAAAACAAATCAGTTTTCTCTTATTCAACGAAGCGGACTACTCCACCAGACAGTTCGCCGCTTCCCGGGGTGTTTTGTTGCTGGCGGTGATGTCTATCCTGGCCATGGTCTGCCTGACCGGCTTTGCCGCTGTCCGTTGTAATGACCTGCGCCAGACGATAACGGCTGCCGCACTAATGGAAGAGGCCAGTCGGGACCAGCGGCAACGCGCTGCCTTGCAGGGTCGCCAGATTGACCTGCTGAATGAAAAAATAGCCGGCCTGACGGAAAAAATCGAACATTTGCGTTCACTGAAGATGGAAATATGCCGGATAGGACGGATCGAACAGGCTATCGACAATGAAAATCTTTTCGGGGTTGGGGGATCCCGGATTGATGATACATCTTCCGCGGCAGGTGAAGAACAGCCGGCCGGCCCCCCGGCCAAAGGCGGCGGACCGGAGTCCACAGTGGAACCAGTCGCTTTGGACGTCCTTCTCTCCGATCCCCCGGCCACTTCCGAATCGGCTTTTCTTTTGAGTCCGTCTGATTTTCATATCAACCCCATTGCCTGTATTCCCTCCTCCCTGCCCCTGAATGGCGCCGTATCCAAAACACCGCGCTCACCCCGGCAACCGGTCGCTGCCGGAGGCGGGCTCCATCGCGGCATCATGCTGGAGACCGTCCAGGGAGATGAAATCCTGGCTCCCGCCAATGGTATTGTTTCCTTTGTCGATGACAACAACAGTAACGGAAATACCATCGTTATTGATCACGGCCATGGGATCATCGCCCGGTACACCGGTCTGACGAGTGCCGCCAGGGAGACGGGATCTCTTGTCCTGAAAGGAGAAGTCATCGGCCTTGCGGAAAAGAGCCTTTCGGAAAAATCATCACGGTTTTATTACGAAATTATGGTCGATGGGCTGCCGGTTCATCCGGAAAAACTGATCGCCCATACTGCCTTCCTGCCTTAA